The Pseudomonas kermanshahensis genome includes a window with the following:
- the wspF gene encoding Wsp signal transduction system protein-glutamate methylesterase WspF (signal transduction system involved in biofilm formation) — protein MKIAIVNDMPMAVEALRRALAFEPAHQVIWVAGNGAEAVQRCAEQQPDLILMDLIMPVMDGVEATRRIMAETPCAIVIVTVDRKQNVHRVFEAMGHGALDVVDTPALGAGDAREAAAPLLRKILNIGWLIGQQRTPAARPVATPLREASQRRGLVAIGSSAGGPAALEVLLKGLPPAFPAAIVLVQHVDQVFAAGMAEWLSSAAGLPVRLAREGEPPQPGQVLLAGTNHHIRLLQNGQLAYTAEPVNEIYRPSIDVFFESVARYWSGDAVGVLLTGMGRDGAQGLKQMRQQGFLTIAQDQASSAVYGMPKAAAAIDAAVEIRPLERIAGRLMEFFAK, from the coding sequence ATGAAGATCGCCATCGTCAACGATATGCCCATGGCGGTGGAGGCGTTGCGCCGTGCGCTGGCCTTCGAGCCCGCGCACCAGGTGATCTGGGTGGCGGGCAACGGCGCCGAGGCGGTGCAGCGGTGCGCCGAGCAGCAGCCAGACCTGATCCTCATGGACTTGATCATGCCGGTGATGGATGGGGTAGAGGCGACGCGGCGGATCATGGCCGAGACCCCCTGCGCCATCGTCATCGTCACGGTCGACCGCAAGCAGAACGTGCACCGGGTGTTCGAGGCCATGGGCCATGGCGCCCTGGATGTGGTCGATACCCCGGCCCTGGGCGCGGGCGATGCCCGTGAGGCAGCGGCGCCACTGCTGCGCAAGATCCTCAACATCGGCTGGCTGATAGGCCAGCAGCGCACGCCGGCCGCGCGCCCGGTTGCCACGCCATTGCGCGAGGCATCCCAGCGTCGTGGCTTGGTGGCAATCGGTTCGTCGGCCGGCGGCCCGGCCGCCCTCGAGGTGCTGCTCAAGGGCTTGCCGCCGGCATTCCCGGCGGCCATCGTGCTGGTCCAGCACGTCGACCAGGTATTCGCCGCAGGCATGGCCGAATGGCTCAGCAGCGCTGCCGGCCTGCCGGTGCGCCTGGCCCGCGAGGGCGAGCCGCCGCAGCCGGGGCAAGTCCTGCTGGCGGGCACCAACCACCATATCCGCCTGCTGCAAAATGGTCAGCTGGCCTACACTGCCGAACCCGTCAACGAAATCTACCGGCCTTCGATCGATGTGTTCTTCGAGAGCGTGGCACGCTACTGGAGCGGCGATGCGGTGGGTGTGCTGCTCACCGGCATGGGCCGCGACGGTGCCCAGGGCCTCAAACAGATGCGCCAGCAGGGCTTCCTGACCATCGCTCAGGATCAGGCCAGCAGTGCCGTATACGGCATGCCCAAGGCCGCCGCGGCGATTGACGCGGCGGTGGAAATCCGCCCGCTGGAGCGAATCGCCGGGCGATTGATGGAATTCTTCGCAAAATGA
- the wspR gene encoding Wsp signal transduction system regulator diguanylate cyclase WspR (signal transduction system involved in biofilm formation) — protein MNDLPIEGFATTNENSAMVLLVDDQAMIGEAVRRGLAHEDNIDFHFCADPHQAVSQAMRIKPTVILQDLIMPGLDGLTLVREYRNNPATQDIPIIVLSTKEDPLVKSAAFAAGANDYLVKLPDNIELVARIRYHSRSYLTLLQRDEAYRALRVSQQQLLDSNLMLQRLMNSDGLTGLSNRRHFDEYLELEWRRAMREQQQLSLLMIDVDYFKAYNDSFGHLAGDEALRQVAEAIRGSCSRPTDLPARYGGEEFALVLPNTSPGGARLIAEKLRQTVLALGIPHTAPAADSRLTVSIGLATQTPAVGGHCRQLISAADKGLYLAKNGGRNQVGIA, from the coding sequence ATGAATGATCTACCGATCGAAGGTTTCGCGACCACCAACGAGAACTCGGCGATGGTGCTGTTGGTCGACGATCAGGCAATGATCGGCGAGGCGGTGCGTCGTGGCCTGGCCCATGAAGACAACATCGACTTCCATTTCTGCGCCGACCCGCACCAGGCGGTGTCCCAGGCCATGCGCATCAAACCGACGGTGATCCTGCAGGACCTGATCATGCCGGGCCTGGATGGGCTGACGCTGGTGCGTGAGTACCGCAACAACCCGGCTACCCAGGATATCCCGATCATCGTCCTGTCGACCAAGGAAGACCCGCTGGTGAAGAGCGCGGCGTTCGCTGCCGGGGCCAACGACTACCTGGTCAAGTTGCCGGACAACATCGAACTGGTGGCGCGCATTCGCTACCACTCGCGTTCCTACCTGACGTTGCTCCAGCGTGACGAGGCGTACCGTGCCCTGCGGGTCAGCCAGCAGCAGTTGCTCGATTCCAACCTGATGCTGCAACGGTTGATGAACTCCGATGGCCTGACCGGGCTGTCCAACCGGCGTCACTTCGACGAATACCTGGAGCTGGAATGGCGCCGGGCCATGCGTGAGCAGCAGCAGTTGTCGTTGTTGATGATCGATGTCGACTACTTCAAGGCCTACAACGACAGTTTCGGGCATTTGGCGGGTGATGAGGCGTTGCGCCAAGTGGCCGAGGCGATCCGCGGCTCGTGCTCGCGGCCGACGGATCTGCCGGCGCGTTATGGGGGCGAGGAGTTTGCCCTGGTGTTGCCCAATACGTCCCCAGGCGGGGCGCGGCTGATTGCCGAGAAACTGCGCCAGACGGTGTTGGCGCTGGGCATTCCGCACACGGCGCCAGCGGCGGATTCGCGGTTGACGGTGAGCATTGGCCTGGCGACCCAGACACCGGCGGTGGGCGGGCATTGCCGGCAGTTGATTTCGGCGGCCGACAAGGGGCTGTACCTGGCCAAGAATGGGGGGCGTAACCAGGTGGGTATCGCTTGA
- the prfB gene encoding peptide chain release factor 2 (programmed frameshift), which translates to MEIQPILNTIKDLTERSQSIRGYLDYDQKHDRLIEVNRELEDPAVWNKPEYAQALGRERAMLVQVVETLDKMANGLADCKDLLDMAVEEEDESAVGDVVTELEGLEEKLAQLEFRRMFSGEMDMNNAYLDIQAGSGGTEAQDWANILLRMYLRWADKRGFDATIIELSEGEVAGIKGATVHIKGEYAFGWLRTEIGVHRLVRKSPFDSGARRHTSFSAVFVSPEIDDKVEIDINPSDLRVDTYRSSGAGGQHVNTTDSAVRITHVPTNTVVACQNERSQHANKDTAMKMLRAKLYELEMQKRNAASQALEDSKSDIGWGHQIRSYVLDDSRIKDLRTGVERSDCQKVLDGDLDQYLEASLKQGL; encoded by the exons ATGGAAATCCAACCGATCCTGAACACCATCAAGGACCTCACCGAGCGTTCCCAGTCAATTCGGGGGTATCTT GACTACGATCAAAAGCATGACCGCCTGATCGAAGTCAACCGCGAGCTGGAAGACCCGGCCGTCTGGAACAAGCCTGAGTATGCCCAGGCCCTGGGCCGCGAACGTGCCATGCTGGTACAGGTCGTCGAGACGTTGGACAAGATGGCCAACGGCCTGGCCGACTGCAAGGACCTGCTCGACATGGCCGTCGAGGAAGAGGACGAAAGCGCCGTCGGCGACGTCGTGACCGAGCTGGAAGGCCTGGAAGAAAAACTGGCCCAGCTTGAGTTCCGTCGCATGTTCAGCGGCGAGATGGACATGAACAACGCCTACCTGGACATCCAGGCCGGCTCCGGCGGTACCGAAGCGCAGGACTGGGCCAACATCCTGCTGCGCATGTACCTGCGCTGGGCCGACAAGCGTGGTTTCGACGCCACCATCATCGAGCTCTCCGAAGGTGAAGTCGCCGGCATCAAGGGCGCCACCGTGCACATCAAGGGCGAATATGCCTTCGGCTGGTTGCGCACCGAAATCGGCGTGCACCGCCTGGTTCGTAAAAGCCCGTTCGACTCCGGCGCCCGTCGCCACACCTCGTTCTCGGCGGTGTTCGTGTCGCCCGAGATCGACGACAAGGTCGAAATCGACATCAACCCGTCCGACCTGCGCGTCGACACCTACCGCTCTTCGGGCGCTGGTGGTCAGCACGTAAACACCACCGACTCCGCGGTGCGTATTACCCACGTGCCGACCAACACCGTGGTGGCCTGCCAGAACGAACGTTCCCAGCACGCCAACAAAGACACCGCCATGAAAATGCTGCGGGCCAAGTTGTACGAGCTGGAGATGCAGAAGCGCAACGCCGCTTCCCAGGCGCTGGAAGACAGCAAGTCGGACATCGGTTGGGGCCACCAGATCCGCTCCTACGTACTGGATGACTCGCGCATCAAGGACTTGCGGACCGGCGTTGAGCGCAGCGACTGCCAGAAGGTGCTGGACGGCGACCTCGACCAGTACCTGGAAGCGAGCCTCAAGCAAGGGCTGTAA
- the lysS gene encoding lysine--tRNA ligase — protein MSDLNSAPQDLQQEENALIALRKEKLAAERAKGNAFPNDFRRDSYCNDLQKQYADKTKEELEAAAIPVKVAGRIMLNRGSFMVIQDMTGRIQVYVNRKTLPEETLAAVKTWDLGDIISAEGTLARSGKGDLYVEMTNVRLLTKSLRPLPDKHHGLTDTEQRYRQRYVDLMVNEETRHTFRVRSQVISHIRKFLIERDFLEVETPMLQTIPGGAAAKPFETHHNALDMAMFLRIAPELYLKRLVVGGFEKVFEINRNFRNEGVSTRHNPEFTMLEFYQAYADYTDNMDLTEELFRELAQLVLGSTDVPYGDKVFHFGEPFVRLSVFDSILKYNPELTAADLQDVDRARDIAKKAGAKVLGHEGLGKLQVMIFEELVEHKLEQPHFITEYPFEVSPLARRNDDNPAVTDRFELFIGGREIANAYSELNDAEDQAERFLAQVAEKDAGDDEAMHYDADFVRALEYGMPPTAGEGIGIDRLVMLLTNSPSIRDVILFPHMRPQA, from the coding sequence ATGAGCGACCTCAATAGCGCACCGCAAGACCTGCAACAGGAAGAAAACGCCCTGATCGCCCTGCGCAAGGAAAAACTTGCCGCAGAGCGCGCCAAGGGCAATGCCTTCCCCAATGACTTCCGTCGCGACAGCTACTGCAACGACCTGCAGAAGCAGTATGCCGACAAGACCAAGGAAGAACTGGAAGCTGCAGCGATTCCGGTCAAGGTTGCCGGGCGCATCATGCTCAACCGTGGCTCGTTCATGGTCATCCAGGACATGACTGGCCGCATCCAGGTTTACGTCAACCGCAAGACCCTGCCGGAAGAAACCCTGGCCGCCGTCAAGACCTGGGACCTGGGCGACATCATCAGCGCCGAGGGCACGCTGGCCCGCTCCGGCAAAGGTGACCTGTACGTCGAGATGACCAACGTGCGCCTGCTGACCAAGTCGCTGCGCCCGCTGCCCGACAAGCACCATGGCCTGACCGACACCGAGCAGCGCTACCGTCAGCGTTACGTCGACCTGATGGTCAACGAAGAAACCCGCCACACCTTCCGTGTTCGCTCCCAGGTGATTTCGCACATCCGCAAGTTCCTGATCGAGCGCGACTTCCTCGAAGTCGAGACGCCGATGCTGCAGACCATCCCAGGCGGCGCCGCGGCCAAGCCGTTCGAAACCCACCACAACGCCCTGGACATGGCCATGTTCCTGCGCATTGCGCCGGAGCTGTACCTCAAGCGTCTGGTAGTCGGTGGTTTCGAGAAAGTCTTCGAGATCAACCGTAACTTCCGTAACGAAGGCGTTTCGACCCGGCACAACCCCGAGTTCACCATGCTCGAGTTCTACCAGGCCTACGCTGACTACACCGACAACATGGACCTCACCGAAGAGCTGTTCCGCGAGCTGGCGCAGCTGGTGCTGGGCAGCACCGACGTGCCGTACGGCGACAAGGTGTTCCACTTCGGCGAGCCGTTCGTGCGCCTGTCGGTGTTCGACTCGATCCTCAAGTACAACCCTGAGCTGACCGCTGCCGACCTGCAAGACGTCGACCGTGCCCGTGACATCGCCAAAAAGGCCGGTGCCAAGGTGCTGGGCCACGAAGGCCTGGGCAAGCTGCAAGTGATGATTTTCGAAGAGTTGGTCGAGCACAAGCTGGAGCAGCCGCACTTCATCACCGAGTACCCGTTCGAAGTGTCGCCGCTGGCCCGTCGCAACGACGACAACCCGGCCGTGACCGACCGCTTCGAGCTGTTCATCGGTGGCCGCGAAATCGCCAACGCCTACTCCGAGCTGAACGATGCCGAAGACCAGGCTGAGCGCTTCCTGGCCCAGGTGGCCGAGAAGGATGCTGGTGACGACGAAGCCATGCACTACGATGCCGACTTCGTCCGCGCCCTGGAATACGGCATGCCGCCAACCGCCGGTGAAGGCATCGGCATCGACCGCCTGGTGATGCTGCTGACCAACTCGCCGTCGATTCGCGATGTGATCCTGTTCCCACATATGCGTCCGCAGGCCTGA
- a CDS encoding TetR/AcrR family transcriptional regulator, which translates to MAEQGAAGIATAVAESVQYQGRKTARQGSEQRRQLILDAAMRIVVRDGVRGVRHRAVAAEAGVPLSATTYYFKDIEDLLTDTFAQYVERSAAYMAKLWANTEVVLRQMLAQGDGSPQARARLADEVASMTADYVSRQLLNRRDFLMAEQAFRQEALLCPRLAELVCAHDQILLHGTRQLLQVVGSRQPEQDAQMLTAIIEQMEYQGLLKDANAQADGQMLAMLTRYLHLVLASA; encoded by the coding sequence ATCGCCGAGCAAGGCGCCGCCGGCATCGCCACCGCCGTCGCCGAAAGTGTGCAGTACCAGGGCCGCAAGACCGCCCGCCAAGGCAGCGAGCAGCGCCGCCAGCTGATCCTCGACGCCGCCATGCGCATCGTCGTGCGCGATGGTGTGCGCGGTGTGCGCCACCGTGCCGTGGCCGCCGAGGCGGGTGTGCCATTGTCGGCCACCACCTATTACTTCAAGGACATCGAGGACCTGCTCACCGATACCTTCGCCCAGTACGTCGAGCGCAGCGCCGCCTACATGGCCAAGCTCTGGGCCAACACCGAGGTGGTGCTGCGCCAGATGCTCGCCCAGGGCGATGGCAGCCCGCAGGCGCGAGCGCGGCTGGCCGACGAAGTGGCAAGCATGACCGCTGACTATGTGTCGCGTCAGTTGCTCAACCGGCGCGACTTTCTGATGGCCGAGCAGGCCTTCCGCCAGGAGGCACTGCTGTGCCCGCGTTTGGCCGAGCTGGTGTGCGCCCACGACCAGATTCTGCTGCACGGCACCCGGCAATTGCTGCAGGTGGTCGGCTCACGGCAACCGGAACAAGACGCCCAAATGTTGACGGCGATTATCGAGCAGATGGAATATCAGGGCCTGCTCAAGGATGCGAACGCGCAAGCCGATGGGCAGATGCTCGCTATGCTTACCCGTTACCTGCACCTGGTGTTGGCATCGGCCTGA
- a CDS encoding flavohemoglobin expression-modulating QEGLA motif protein — MDEYQQTIRALSDRIVAAQTPIRVLDAVKWDDNIRHGFLKAKGKEPPAVDRAYYQSRPLSFDSSAVKAEFQNIERDITRRLGQFNPVGQIMRRMCKEYRMVVRMLEARGTEDFGLISQELYGAASDAFHAGDPTLADLGLMLSDYLNNIDGRGDLKDEPKNLTAKEAVDILQRRLNKVFGEAEETIRVFESDGIVADAAAGADYIKVRADAMFNSRDVRALEVHEGLVHVGTTLNGLNQPICTFLAKGPPSSTVTQEGLAILMEVIAFASYPSRLRKLTNRTRAIHMVEEGADFLQVFEFFRAQGFEMAQSYSNASRVFRGSVPNGLPFTKDLSYLKGFIMVYNYIQLAVKKGKLEQIPLLFCGKTTLEDMRTLRQLVEEGLVEPPKYLPEQFRDLNALSAWMCFSNFLNHLSLDRIEADYANIL; from the coding sequence GTGGACGAGTACCAGCAGACCATACGCGCGCTGTCAGACCGCATCGTTGCGGCGCAGACCCCCATCCGCGTACTCGATGCGGTGAAATGGGACGACAACATCCGCCACGGCTTCCTCAAGGCCAAGGGCAAAGAGCCACCTGCGGTAGACCGCGCCTATTACCAGTCGCGGCCGCTGTCGTTCGACTCCAGCGCGGTCAAGGCCGAATTCCAGAACATCGAACGTGACATCACTCGCCGGCTCGGGCAGTTCAACCCGGTCGGGCAGATCATGCGGCGCATGTGCAAGGAATACCGCATGGTGGTGCGCATGCTCGAGGCGCGCGGCACCGAGGACTTCGGGCTGATCTCGCAGGAGCTGTACGGGGCGGCGTCCGACGCCTTCCACGCCGGTGACCCAACCCTGGCCGACCTGGGCCTGATGCTGTCGGACTACCTGAACAACATCGATGGCCGCGGCGACCTCAAGGACGAGCCAAAGAACCTCACCGCCAAAGAGGCCGTGGACATCCTCCAGCGCCGCCTGAACAAGGTGTTCGGCGAGGCCGAGGAAACCATCCGCGTGTTCGAATCCGACGGTATCGTCGCCGATGCGGCGGCCGGTGCCGACTACATCAAGGTACGTGCCGATGCCATGTTCAACAGCCGCGACGTGCGTGCGCTGGAGGTGCATGAAGGCCTGGTGCATGTGGGGACCACGCTGAACGGCCTGAACCAGCCGATCTGCACCTTCCTGGCCAAGGGCCCACCCTCATCGACGGTGACCCAGGAGGGGCTGGCGATCCTCATGGAGGTGATTGCCTTCGCCTCTTACCCCAGCCGGCTGCGCAAGCTCACCAACCGTACACGCGCCATCCACATGGTCGAGGAGGGCGCCGACTTCCTCCAGGTGTTCGAATTTTTCCGAGCCCAGGGCTTTGAAATGGCGCAGAGCTACAGCAATGCCAGCCGAGTGTTCCGCGGCTCGGTGCCCAATGGCTTGCCATTCACCAAGGACTTGTCCTACCTCAAGGGCTTCATCATGGTTTACAACTACATTCAGTTGGCCGTGAAGAAGGGCAAGCTTGAGCAGATCCCGCTGCTGTTCTGCGGCAAGACCACGCTGGAAGACATGCGCACCTTGCGCCAACTGGTCGAGGAGGGGCTGGTCGAACCGCCCAAGTACTTGCCCGAACAGTTCCGTGACCTCAACGCACTGTCGGCCTGGATGTGCTTCTCCAACTTCCTCAACCACCTGAGCCTGGATCGCATTGAAGCCGACTACGCGAACATTCTCTGA
- a CDS encoding alpha/beta hydrolase, producing the protein MKPTTRTFSERCRLLALGVLLLGLSGCSSLLFYPERGQPFTPERAKLDYRDVTLTTSDGVRLHGWWLPAKAGVEVKGTVLHLHGNGGNLAGHLGGSYWLPEQGYQVLMVDYRGYGLSQGKPSLPEVYEDLAAAMAWLDKAPEVKGKPVVLLGQSLGGAMAIHYLAAHPEQRQRFSALVFDGVPASYRAVGRFALSTSWMTWPLQVPLSWLVPDGDSAIRSIERLDSPPKLFFHSIDDHLVPLDNGIRLYQHAPPPRVLQLTRGGHVQTFADPVWRQVMLRFLDDPSHFNGLRRLAEVPNYPDEKNKQ; encoded by the coding sequence TTGAAGCCGACTACGCGAACATTCTCTGAACGCTGCCGCCTGCTGGCCCTTGGCGTGCTCCTGTTGGGCCTGAGCGGTTGCAGCAGCCTGCTGTTCTACCCCGAGCGCGGCCAACCGTTCACCCCGGAGCGGGCCAAGCTCGACTACCGTGACGTCACCTTGACCACTTCGGATGGCGTACGCCTGCATGGTTGGTGGCTACCGGCCAAGGCCGGGGTCGAGGTCAAGGGCACCGTGTTGCACCTGCACGGCAACGGCGGCAACCTGGCCGGCCATCTGGGCGGCAGCTACTGGCTGCCGGAGCAGGGCTACCAGGTGCTGATGGTCGATTACCGGGGCTATGGGTTGTCCCAGGGCAAACCGAGTTTGCCCGAGGTCTATGAAGACCTCGCGGCGGCCATGGCCTGGCTGGACAAGGCGCCCGAGGTCAAGGGCAAGCCGGTGGTGCTGCTGGGGCAGAGCCTGGGCGGCGCCATGGCCATTCATTACCTGGCGGCCCACCCTGAGCAGCGCCAGCGCTTCAGCGCGCTGGTGTTCGATGGTGTGCCAGCCAGCTACCGTGCGGTCGGGCGGTTTGCCTTGAGCACTTCATGGATGACCTGGCCGCTGCAGGTGCCGCTGTCGTGGCTGGTGCCGGACGGCGACAGCGCGATCCGTTCGATCGAGCGCCTGGACAGCCCGCCGAAGCTGTTCTTCCACAGCATCGACGACCACCTGGTGCCGCTGGACAACGGCATCCGCCTGTACCAGCACGCGCCGCCGCCGCGGGTGCTGCAGTTGACCCGAGGGGGCCATGTACAGACCTTCGCCGACCCGGTATGGCGCCAGGTGATGCTGCGCTTCCTCGACGACCCGAGTCATTTCAACGGCCTGCGGCGGCTTGCCGAAGTGCCCAATTACCCTGACGAGAAGAACAAGCAATGA
- a CDS encoding OmpA family protein has product MRKHVMIPALLALSVGLAACSHDPNANLESARTNFSALQSDPQASKVAALETKDAQDWLNKADKAYMDREDQKKVDQLAYLTNQRVEVAKQTIALRTAEGELKNASAQRAQAKLDARDAQIAKLQDSLNAKQTDRGTLVTFGDVLFDFNKAVLKSNAYPNVTKLAQFLQENPERKVIVEGYTDSVGSANYNQSLSERRAGAVRMALIRAGVDPARIVAQGYGKEYPVADNGSNSGRAQNRRVEVTISNDNQPVAPRSVSQAQ; this is encoded by the coding sequence ATGCGCAAACACGTCATGATTCCCGCCCTGCTGGCCCTGAGCGTCGGTCTTGCAGCCTGCTCGCACGACCCGAACGCCAACCTTGAATCGGCCCGCACCAACTTCTCTGCGCTGCAAAGCGACCCGCAGGCGAGCAAAGTCGCGGCGCTGGAAACCAAAGATGCTCAGGATTGGCTGAACAAAGCTGACAAGGCCTACATGGACCGCGAGGACCAGAAAAAGGTCGACCAGCTCGCCTACCTGACCAACCAGCGTGTCGAAGTCGCCAAGCAGACCATTGCCCTGCGTACGGCTGAAGGCGAACTGAAAAACGCCTCCGCCCAGCGCGCCCAGGCCAAGCTGGATGCCCGCGACGCGCAAATCGCCAAGCTGCAGGACAGCCTGAATGCCAAGCAGACCGACCGCGGTACGCTGGTCACCTTCGGCGACGTGCTGTTCGACTTCAACAAGGCCGTACTCAAGAGCAATGCCTACCCCAACGTGACCAAGCTGGCCCAGTTCCTCCAAGAGAACCCGGAACGCAAGGTCATCGTAGAGGGCTACACCGACAGCGTCGGCTCGGCCAACTACAACCAGAGCCTCTCCGAGCGTCGCGCCGGCGCCGTGCGCATGGCGCTGATCCGTGCTGGCGTAGACCCAGCGCGAATCGTCGCCCAGGGTTACGGCAAGGAGTACCCGGTGGCTGACAACGGCAGCAACTCGGGCCGTGCGCAGAACCGTCGCGTGGAGGTGACCATCTCCAATGACAACCAGCCGGTTGCACCGCGTTCGGTGAGCCAGGCGCAGTAA
- a CDS encoding DUF4398 domain-containing protein, whose product MELTTMKTRTFKPSSTHVRGFKLAALALGSSLVLAGCAGNPPTEQYAVTQSAVNSAVSAGGTEFAAVEMKAAQDKFKQAEIAMHDKKYDDAKRLAEQAEWDARLAERKAQAAKAQKAVQDARQGVQDVREEGLRSAQ is encoded by the coding sequence ATGGAGCTGACCACCATGAAGACCCGCACTTTCAAACCGTCATCCACTCATGTGCGCGGGTTCAAGCTGGCCGCGCTGGCCCTGGGCAGTAGCCTGGTCCTGGCCGGCTGTGCGGGCAACCCGCCCACCGAGCAGTATGCCGTTACCCAGTCTGCCGTGAACTCTGCGGTCAGTGCCGGCGGCACCGAGTTCGCCGCGGTGGAAATGAAAGCGGCGCAGGACAAGTTCAAGCAAGCCGAAATCGCCATGCACGACAAAAAGTACGACGACGCCAAGCGTCTGGCCGAACAAGCCGAATGGGACGCCCGCCTCGCCGAACGCAAGGCTCAGGCGGCCAAGGCCCAGAAGGCCGTGCAGGATGCCCGCCAGGGCGTTCAGGACGTACGTGAGGAAGGCCTGCGCAGCGCTCAGTGA
- a CDS encoding pilin assembly protein has protein sequence MKIRELAQHWEQNAAGTLSRTGHVLHLDLESEARLAALIDMYPKRTAEELLGELVAAALEEIEASFPYVKGSQVIATDEEGDPLFEDVGPTPRFLSLSRHHLHELSSTADDSEK, from the coding sequence ATGAAAATCCGTGAACTCGCCCAGCACTGGGAACAGAATGCCGCAGGCACCCTCAGCCGTACTGGCCATGTGCTGCATCTGGACCTGGAGTCCGAGGCGCGCCTGGCCGCGCTGATCGACATGTACCCCAAGCGCACCGCCGAAGAACTGCTCGGCGAATTGGTGGCGGCGGCCCTCGAGGAAATCGAGGCCAGCTTCCCCTATGTAAAGGGGAGCCAAGTGATCGCCACCGATGAAGAAGGCGACCCTTTGTTCGAAGATGTCGGCCCTACCCCGCGTTTTCTGTCGTTGTCCCGGCACCACTTGCATGAGCTGAGCAGCACCGCTGACGACAGCGAAAAATAG